The following are encoded in a window of Telmatobacter sp. DSM 110680 genomic DNA:
- a CDS encoding pitrilysin family protein yields MKNRGQWSVVSDEFRFLKNAMARAPFVAFLLLLVTGVSAAQQSKPWEKIPIPALHDFKPQQPKRIALKNGIVLFLQEDHELPFVSGSVTIPGGSRDEDPAKCGLISLYGQTWRTSGSAKMDGDAMDDLLESKAAHIETGGDDDSTALSWDSLKADTDQVYDLAMDLLFHPKFDQQKLRLAQQQTATGIVRRNDDESQIAGREAAKLVYGADSPYARQPELSTISKVTTADLQAWHDRTIGNKLIISISGDFDSAAMEAKLRATFEHLPAAKPNPVRHDVFKGPTPGVYFINKEDVNQSQAMIVGLGIDRHNPDVPSLAMMNDVFAGGFASRLFQKVRTELGLAYEVGGGLGFGWDHPATFESVVLTQSATTVEAIQQSYKVMDGLTTRPFTEEELKRAKDNILNSFLFRYDTKDKVLAERVRLEFYGYPADYLETYKAALEKVTVADLNAAAKKYIHPDKYAVLVVGNGPEIKPGLDELKMGPVHNIDISIPGAQGDAGGGTEKQ; encoded by the coding sequence GTGAAGAACAGAGGTCAGTGGTCAGTGGTCAGCGATGAGTTCAGATTTTTAAAGAACGCCATGGCTCGCGCTCCTTTTGTCGCATTTTTGTTGTTGCTGGTTACGGGCGTTTCAGCGGCACAGCAGAGCAAGCCTTGGGAAAAGATTCCCATTCCTGCGCTTCATGATTTCAAACCGCAGCAGCCGAAGCGCATTGCGCTGAAGAATGGCATTGTGCTGTTTCTGCAGGAAGATCACGAGTTGCCGTTTGTTTCCGGCTCCGTAACGATCCCCGGTGGATCGCGCGATGAAGATCCGGCGAAATGCGGATTGATTTCGCTCTACGGGCAGACGTGGCGAACGAGCGGCAGCGCGAAGATGGATGGCGATGCCATGGACGACCTGCTGGAGTCAAAGGCTGCGCATATTGAAACCGGCGGGGATGATGATTCGACTGCACTGTCGTGGGATTCCCTGAAAGCAGACACCGACCAGGTGTATGACCTGGCGATGGACCTGCTGTTTCATCCCAAGTTTGATCAGCAGAAACTGCGTCTGGCGCAGCAGCAGACGGCAACCGGCATTGTGCGTCGCAATGATGATGAGAGCCAGATTGCCGGACGCGAGGCGGCCAAGCTCGTATATGGAGCCGACAGCCCGTATGCACGGCAACCTGAGTTGTCGACCATTTCCAAGGTCACGACTGCTGATCTGCAGGCATGGCATGACCGGACGATTGGCAACAAACTGATCATCAGCATCAGCGGCGATTTCGATTCTGCGGCGATGGAAGCAAAACTGCGAGCCACCTTTGAGCACCTGCCTGCGGCAAAGCCGAATCCGGTGCGACACGACGTTTTCAAGGGCCCGACGCCGGGTGTTTACTTCATCAATAAAGAAGACGTGAACCAGTCGCAGGCGATGATCGTGGGCCTGGGAATCGATCGCCACAATCCCGACGTTCCAAGCCTCGCCATGATGAACGACGTGTTTGCAGGGGGCTTTGCAAGCAGGCTCTTCCAGAAAGTAAGAACAGAGCTTGGCCTGGCGTATGAGGTCGGCGGAGGGCTGGGGTTTGGATGGGACCACCCTGCCACATTTGAGAGCGTGGTGCTGACGCAAAGCGCAACCACCGTCGAAGCTATTCAGCAGAGCTACAAGGTGATGGATGGACTGACTACGCGGCCATTCACTGAAGAGGAATTGAAGCGCGCCAAAGACAACATTCTCAACTCATTTTTGTTTCGCTATGACACGAAGGACAAGGTGCTGGCGGAACGGGTGCGACTGGAGTTTTACGGATATCCGGCGGACTATCTCGAGACGTACAAGGCCGCGCTCGAGAAGGTTACGGTTGCGGATCTAAATGCTGCGGCAAAGAAATACATTCATCCCGACAAGTACGCTGTGCTGGTGGTAGGCAATGGACCGGAGATCAAGCCGGGATTGGATGAACTGAAGATGGGTCCAGTGCATAACATCGACATCAGTATTCCCGGCGCACAAGGCGATGCAGGCGGTGGGACGGAGAAACAATAG
- a CDS encoding amidohydrolase family protein — MRRWLFRLLSLVLVLFVVAFAGIWLLEFYPRHGSHPPLQLARGTLAIQHARIYVSPGDTPIEDGTVLVRDGLIAAVGTNVEVPSDATIVPCDHCVVTAGFWNAHVHFTEPKWSMANWKSAGTLATQLADMFLSHGFTTVIDLGSNPADTFSIRRRIEKGELSGPYIYTAGTALYPPHGAPFYLRETMPRWMVMLLPQPETPQEATSIVRRNLASGADITKLFTGSWVQRGHVLPMPVNIATAAVTESHLNGKLVFAHPSNLAGVQVAIDSGVDVLAHAADDTNGVDAALLSSAIRKNMAMIPTLKMFTTTVTTDPHYMDPICAEVQQFHQLGGTLLFGTDVGYMTDYTTEGEFVELGKSGLDWKTVLGMLTTNPAARMGVSSAKGTVTPGKLADLTILDADPATDLTNFSRVRSVVRSGKVVWQR; from the coding sequence ATGCGCCGTTGGCTATTTCGTCTTCTGTCTCTGGTACTTGTGCTTTTCGTCGTTGCCTTTGCGGGAATATGGCTCCTGGAGTTCTATCCCCGCCATGGTTCGCATCCTCCGTTACAACTGGCCCGCGGCACTCTGGCCATCCAACATGCCCGCATCTATGTCAGCCCAGGCGATACTCCCATTGAAGATGGGACCGTACTGGTCCGTGACGGTCTCATCGCTGCAGTCGGTACGAACGTTGAAGTGCCGTCCGACGCTACCATCGTGCCCTGCGACCACTGCGTAGTCACTGCCGGCTTCTGGAATGCGCACGTCCATTTCACTGAACCCAAATGGTCGATGGCTAACTGGAAATCTGCTGGCACCCTCGCAACTCAGCTCGCCGACATGTTCCTGAGCCATGGATTTACCACCGTCATCGATCTCGGTTCGAACCCCGCCGACACCTTTTCCATTCGTCGTCGCATCGAGAAAGGGGAATTAAGCGGGCCATATATCTATACCGCAGGAACCGCACTTTACCCGCCCCACGGTGCGCCCTTCTATCTCCGCGAAACGATGCCACGGTGGATGGTCATGCTTCTTCCCCAGCCTGAGACGCCGCAAGAGGCAACCAGCATCGTCCGCCGCAACCTGGCCTCTGGTGCAGACATCACCAAGCTATTCACCGGCTCTTGGGTACAGCGCGGACATGTCCTTCCCATGCCAGTCAATATCGCCACCGCCGCCGTGACGGAAAGCCATCTCAACGGCAAGCTTGTCTTCGCGCATCCCTCCAACCTTGCCGGCGTGCAGGTGGCGATCGACAGCGGCGTTGACGTGCTGGCCCATGCCGCCGACGACACCAATGGCGTAGACGCAGCGCTCCTCAGTTCGGCCATCCGAAAGAACATGGCGATGATCCCCACTCTCAAAATGTTCACCACCACCGTGACCACCGACCCGCACTACATGGATCCCATCTGCGCTGAGGTGCAGCAGTTTCACCAGCTCGGTGGAACCCTTCTCTTTGGCACAGATGTGGGCTACATGACCGACTACACCACCGAAGGGGAATTCGTGGAACTCGGCAAAAGCGGACTCGACTGGAAGACGGTTCTTGGCATGTTGACCACCAATCCCGCAGCACGCATGGGAGTATCCAGCGCAAAGGGAACCGTCACACCCGGAAAGCTTGCCGATCTCACCATCCTCGACGCCGACCCCGCCACCGATCTGACCAACTTCTCAAGGGTGCGCTCCGTGGTGCGTTCCGGCAAGGTTGTCTGGCAGCGATGA
- a CDS encoding pitrilysin family protein has protein sequence MHRNLPGRLTAISAVLAGVFMACMTGLSQDLKSFEQRITTKVLPNGLTILICERPEAPVFSYVTFVDAGDVDDPMGQSGLAHMFEHLAFKGTDEIGTTDYSAEKSALDKVEAAELALESEARNPMGSDPKKLADLKKAFDDAQAAAEKFVVPNQFTDVAERNGANGLNAQTGQDETMFFWSMPENRLELWAWMESSRLANTVPREFYKERSVVLEERRMRTDSNPEGRMLEQLAATAYVAHNYGRSGVGWPSEVSQITATEAMAFHKKYYVGSNIVIAVVGDVKAAEAMPVLEKYFGKVAGGPKPLEMTTVEPKQFAEKKVIIKDPSQPIYVESYHRPSYRSPDDAVYDAISDILSNGRVSRLYRSLVRDQQIAAEAAGFGSFPGDKYPSLFTFGVIPLPGHSDAEMATAVHKEIEKLKTVDVTDAELAMYKTRARADLLRGLADNQGLANALAEYQTRYGDWRELFKQLDRVDKVTKADIRRVSNEIFVASNRTSAEIETQAPSAPAKNDGGQK, from the coding sequence ATGCACAGGAACTTGCCGGGAAGGCTCACGGCGATCTCCGCCGTCCTCGCGGGGGTTTTTATGGCCTGCATGACCGGCTTATCGCAGGATCTAAAGAGTTTCGAGCAGCGCATCACGACGAAGGTGCTGCCTAATGGCCTTACGATTTTGATCTGCGAGAGGCCGGAAGCGCCGGTCTTCAGCTACGTAACGTTTGTGGACGCAGGAGACGTGGACGACCCCATGGGTCAGAGCGGCCTGGCACACATGTTCGAGCACCTAGCCTTTAAGGGAACGGACGAAATCGGCACCACAGACTATTCGGCGGAAAAGTCAGCCCTGGATAAGGTCGAGGCTGCTGAGCTCGCTCTGGAGAGCGAAGCGCGGAACCCCATGGGGAGCGATCCTAAAAAGCTGGCTGATCTGAAGAAGGCTTTTGATGATGCGCAAGCGGCCGCGGAGAAATTTGTGGTTCCGAACCAGTTCACCGACGTGGCTGAGCGCAATGGAGCGAACGGGCTGAACGCGCAGACCGGCCAGGACGAGACGATGTTTTTCTGGTCGATGCCAGAGAATCGCCTCGAACTGTGGGCATGGATGGAGAGCAGCCGGCTAGCCAACACGGTTCCCCGCGAGTTTTACAAGGAGCGTTCGGTGGTTCTGGAAGAGCGCCGCATGAGGACCGATTCCAACCCTGAAGGCCGCATGCTGGAACAGCTGGCAGCGACCGCGTATGTGGCTCACAACTACGGCCGCAGCGGAGTCGGTTGGCCAAGCGAGGTGAGTCAGATTACGGCGACGGAGGCGATGGCCTTCCACAAGAAGTATTACGTGGGATCGAACATCGTGATTGCCGTAGTGGGGGACGTAAAAGCGGCCGAGGCGATGCCGGTGCTGGAGAAGTATTTTGGCAAAGTCGCCGGTGGCCCCAAGCCGCTGGAGATGACCACGGTCGAGCCAAAGCAGTTTGCCGAGAAAAAAGTCATTATCAAAGACCCGAGCCAGCCCATCTACGTTGAGTCGTATCATCGGCCAAGCTATCGCAGTCCGGACGACGCAGTGTATGACGCGATAAGCGACATCCTGTCGAACGGGCGGGTTTCGCGGTTGTATCGCAGCCTGGTGCGCGACCAGCAGATTGCCGCCGAGGCGGCAGGCTTCGGGAGTTTTCCGGGCGACAAGTATCCCAGTCTCTTCACGTTTGGAGTGATACCGCTCCCGGGTCATTCCGATGCGGAGATGGCGACCGCGGTGCACAAGGAAATTGAAAAGCTGAAGACTGTCGATGTTACGGATGCGGAGTTAGCGATGTACAAGACTCGCGCACGGGCCGATCTGTTGCGCGGGCTGGCCGATAACCAGGGCCTCGCGAATGCGCTCGCCGAATATCAGACACGCTACGGAGACTGGCGGGAACTCTTTAAACAACTCGATCGTGTAGACAAAGTGACCAAAGCAGATATTCGACGCGTTAGCAACGAGATATTTGTCGCCTCCAACCGCACTTCGGCGGAGATTGAAACGCAGGCGCCCTCGGCTCCCGCGAAGAATGACGGAGGCCAGAAGTGA